Proteins from one Podospora pseudocomata strain CBS 415.72m chromosome 4, whole genome shotgun sequence genomic window:
- the ALT1 gene encoding alanine transaminase (EggNog:ENOG503NU5I; COG:E), with the protein MAPYLMRVARRGTTINNSALSHSARFIPGALPRGTPSTRADVSGLAPAPPLTATTPLSSAAARCAGRCFSSITSTGKRVGVIPVAATAAVVMGQLSNQSQSQQQQQVRNMASSSTPSSSGRRLNMNNINPHVKAAKYAVRGELAVKSEEYRAYLQGGMTDLPFSEVISANIGNPQQLDQKPITFFRQVLSLLENPVLLEKEDVLIEYLGYKKDVIERAKKLLKVVGSVGAYSASNGVPAIRQSIADFLERRDGFPASQSDIYLSAGASSGVNTLLHVVCQDSNTGILVPIPQYPLYTASLAVLDAHCVEYHLDESKNWGTDLEIIKSSYEAAKAKGIDVRAIVIINPGNPTGASLSESDIRSVIEFARQERLVILADEVYQTNVFIGEFVSFKKVLRTLQKERPNDGFDQVELASLHSVSKGMVGECGHRGGYFELVNFDPDVQQEIYKFVSIMLCAPVIGQCLVDLMVNPPRPGEESYELYKKEYDAIYDGLKERATALHKAFEQMEGVECGSPQGSMYLFPTISLPEKAAEAAKKEGRTPDEFYCLRLLEATGVCVVPGSGFGQREGSLHFRTTFLAPGTEWVGSIVKFHREFMEKYR; encoded by the exons ATGGCGCCCTATCTGATGCGAGTCGCCCGCCGTGGGACAACGATAAATAACTCAGCGCTGAGCCACAGCGCCAGGTTTATCCCGGGCGCACTCCCGAGGGGAACCCCATCCACCCGCGCAG ACGTCTCGGGACTCGCTCCAGCCCCGCCATTGACTGCTACTACCCCGCTATCGTCGGCTGCTGCTCGTTGCGCAGGTCGCTGCTTTTCGTCCATCACTTCTACCGGCAAAAGAGTCGGAGTCATCCCGGTCGCTGCCACTGCCGCCGTCGTTATGGGTCAACTCTCGAACCAATCTCAAtcgcaacaacagcaacaagttCGCAACATGGCGTCTTCATCCACACCATCGTCGTCGGGTAGACGACTAAATAtgaacaacatcaacccccacgtcaaggctgccaagTATGCCGTGCGTGGCGAGCTCGCCGTCAAGTCGGAGGAGTATAGGGCGTACCTCCAGGGCGGGATGACGGACCTGCCGTTTTCAGAGGTTATTTCGGCCAACATTGGTAATCCTCAACAGCTGGATCAGAAGCCTATTACGTTTTTCAGACAGGTGCTCAGTTTGCTGGAGAACCCCGTgttgctggagaaggaggatgtgctTATTGAGTATTTGGGGTACAAGAAGGATGTGATTGAGCGGGCCAAGAAGCTGCTCAAGGTGGTGGGATCGGTGGGTGCGTACAGCGCCAGTAACGGCGTGCCCGCCATTAGGCAGAGTATTGCCGATTTCCTAGAGA GGAGAGATGGCTTCCCCGCCTCTCAATCCGACATTTACCTCTCGGCCGGTGCGTCTTCCGGtgtcaacaccctcctccacgtcGTCTGCCAGGACTCCAACACGGGCATCCTCGTCCCTATCCCCCAGTACCCATTGTAtaccgcctccctcgccgtcctGGACGCCCACTGCGTCGAATACCACCTTGACGAGTCGAAGAACTGGGGAACCGACCTCGAGATCATCAAGTCTTCGTACGAAGCCGCCAAAGCCAAGGGCATCGACGTCCGTGCCATTGTCATTATCAACCCGGGCAACCCCACCGGCGCTTCTTTGTCAGAATCCGACATTCGCTCCGTGATTGAATTCGCCCGCCAGGAAAGACTAGTCATCCTCGCCGACGAGGTCTACCAAACCAACGTTTTCATCGGGGAGTTTGTCTCCTTCAAAAAGGTGCTGAGGACCCTCCAAAAGGAGCGTCCAAACGACGGGTTTGACCAGGTGGAGCTCGCGTCGCTGCACTCGGTGTCAAAGGGCATGGTGGGCGAGTGCGGGCACAGGGGGGGGTACTTTGAGCTGGTCAACTTTGACCCGGACGTGCAGCAGGAGATTTACAAGTTTGTGTCCATTATGCTCTGCGCCCCGGTCATTGGGCAGTGTCTGGTGGACCTGATGGTCAACCCGCCCCGGCCCGGGGAGGAGAGCTATGAGCTTTACAAGAAGGAGTATGACGCTATTTATGacgggttgaaggagagggcgacGGCGCTGCACAAGGCTTTTGAGcagatggagggggtggaatgCGGGAGTCCGCAGGGGAGCATGTATTTGTTTCCTACCATCAGCCTCCCTGaaaaggcggccgaggcggcgaagaaggaggggaggaccCCGGATGAGTTTTACTGTTTGAGGCTGCTCGAGGCGACGGGGGTTTGTGTCGTTCCCGGGAGCGGGTTTGggcagagggaggggagccTGCATTTTAGGACGACGTTTTTGGCGCCGGGGACGGAGTGGGTGGGGAGTATTGTCAAGTTTCATAGGGAGTTTATGGAGAAGTATCGttag